The Halosimplex litoreum genome has a window encoding:
- a CDS encoding SDR family NAD(P)-dependent oxidoreductase, which yields MDPTLRDSLDGQVALVTGGNRGIGREIVRGLLDHGATVFAGVRDPDADVPESATPVELDLTDEASLAPAVETVVATAGRLDALVNNAGVGGTGSGVADLDTAAFDEVLDVNLRGATLLAREALPYLLDGEGGRVVNLSSGVGILSDPIEDGMPAYRISKAGINALTVSLDRTYGSEGLIANSADPGWVATELGGSEAPRDPAKGAETPVWLARFAPDSPSGLFWKDREVIDF from the coding sequence ATGGATCCGACGCTTCGCGATTCGCTGGACGGACAGGTCGCGCTCGTCACCGGTGGCAACCGCGGCATCGGTCGTGAAATCGTCCGCGGACTCCTCGACCACGGAGCGACCGTCTTCGCCGGCGTCCGCGACCCCGACGCGGACGTACCGGAGAGCGCGACGCCGGTCGAGCTCGACCTGACCGACGAGGCGTCGCTAGCTCCGGCCGTCGAAACAGTCGTCGCGACGGCCGGCCGGCTCGACGCCCTCGTCAACAACGCCGGCGTCGGCGGGACCGGGTCGGGCGTGGCCGACCTCGACACCGCCGCGTTCGACGAGGTGCTCGACGTGAACCTCCGCGGCGCGACGCTGCTGGCCCGGGAGGCGCTCCCGTACCTGCTCGACGGCGAGGGCGGGCGCGTCGTCAACCTCTCCTCGGGTGTGGGCATCCTCTCCGACCCCATCGAGGACGGGATGCCGGCCTACCGGATCTCGAAGGCGGGGATCAACGCCTTGACCGTCTCGCTCGACCGGACGTACGGCTCCGAGGGCCTGATCGCAAACTCCGCGGACCCGGGCTGGGTCGCGACGGAACTGGGCGGGTCCGAGGCGCCACGCGACCCGGCGAAGGGCGCCGAGACGCCCGTCTGGCTCGCCCGGTTCGCCCCGGACTCGCCGTCGGGGCTGTTCTGGAAGGACCGCGAGGTCATCGACTTTTGA
- the malQ gene encoding 4-alpha-glucanotransferase, whose translation MQQQRRSGVFLHLTSLPGPHGVGDLGAGARTFLDFLDRADQSLWQFCPVGPTSDAYGHSPYGSSSAFAGNPLLVDLTDLVDRGYLDESDLDGPEGTEPGSVNYEVVAPFVRDRLRTAHETFAAKASGEERAAFESFRERESAWLEDYALYAALKGAHGDAAWTDWPADLVRREADALSAARETHAEAVDYHAFVQWVFDTQWRELRAAAAERGIELVGDLPIYVALDSADVWANQEAFRLDDDGRPTAVAGVPPNPGDDGQRWGNPVYDWGRLRETDYEWWRDRLSRLLDLVDLARIDHFKAFDEYWAIPADADDPAAGEWRPGPADDFFETVREHLGGLPFVVEDLGFLDESVVGLRDRFEFPGMRVPHYADWCAETDRYKPATYPRQSVGYTSTHDTDTAVGWYESLSEEQRDCLHYALATDGERVAWDLIEAVWDSDAALALTTVPDLLELGSEARFNVPGTAEGNWRWRVTADQLDPDVADELAGVTAATLR comes from the coding sequence ATGCAACAGCAACGCCGGAGTGGCGTGTTCCTGCATCTCACCTCGCTGCCGGGTCCCCACGGGGTCGGCGACCTCGGCGCGGGGGCGCGGACGTTCCTCGACTTTCTCGACCGGGCCGACCAGTCGCTGTGGCAGTTCTGTCCGGTCGGGCCGACCTCGGACGCATACGGTCACTCCCCCTACGGCTCCTCGTCGGCGTTCGCCGGCAACCCGCTGCTGGTCGACCTGACCGACCTGGTCGACCGGGGGTACCTCGACGAGTCCGACCTCGACGGCCCCGAGGGCACCGAGCCCGGGAGCGTGAACTACGAGGTCGTCGCGCCGTTCGTGCGCGACCGGCTGCGCACAGCCCACGAGACCTTCGCCGCGAAGGCCTCGGGGGAGGAACGCGCCGCCTTCGAGTCGTTCCGCGAGCGCGAGTCGGCGTGGCTGGAGGATTACGCGCTGTACGCGGCGCTCAAAGGCGCCCACGGTGACGCGGCGTGGACCGACTGGCCCGCGGATCTGGTCCGGCGCGAGGCCGACGCGCTTTCGGCCGCGCGGGAGACCCACGCCGAGGCCGTCGACTACCACGCGTTCGTCCAGTGGGTCTTCGACACCCAGTGGCGCGAACTGCGCGCGGCGGCCGCCGAGCGCGGCATCGAACTCGTCGGGGATCTGCCCATCTACGTCGCGCTCGATTCCGCGGACGTGTGGGCCAACCAGGAGGCGTTCCGGCTGGACGACGACGGGCGACCGACGGCCGTCGCCGGCGTCCCGCCGAACCCCGGCGACGACGGCCAGCGCTGGGGCAACCCCGTCTACGACTGGGGCCGCCTGCGCGAGACCGACTACGAGTGGTGGCGCGACCGCCTCTCGCGGCTGCTCGACCTCGTCGATCTCGCCCGCATCGACCACTTCAAAGCGTTCGACGAGTACTGGGCGATCCCCGCCGACGCCGACGACCCCGCCGCCGGCGAGTGGCGACCCGGCCCGGCCGACGACTTCTTCGAGACCGTACGCGAGCACCTCGGCGGGCTCCCGTTCGTCGTCGAGGACCTGGGCTTCCTCGACGAGAGCGTGGTCGGCCTCCGCGACCGATTCGAGTTCCCGGGGATGCGGGTGCCCCACTACGCCGACTGGTGCGCCGAGACCGACCGGTACAAACCCGCTACGTATCCCCGCCAGTCCGTCGGCTACACCTCGACCCACGACACCGACACCGCCGTCGGCTGGTACGAGTCGCTGTCGGAGGAGCAACGGGACTGTCTCCACTACGCGCTGGCGACCGACGGCGAACGGGTCGCCTGGGACCTGATCGAGGCCGTCTGGGACTCCGACGCGGCGCTGGCGCTGACGACCGTCCCCGACCTGCTCGAACTCGGAAGCGAGGCGCGGTTCAACGTCCCCGGCACCGCCGAGGGCAACTGGCGCTGGCGGGTCACCGCCGACCAGTTGGACCCCGACGTGGCCGACGAACTCGCGGGCGTCACCGCGGCGACGCTGCGGTAG